The Catharus ustulatus isolate bCatUst1 chromosome 26, bCatUst1.pri.v2, whole genome shotgun sequence genome has a window encoding:
- the ZBTB8OS gene encoding protein archease: protein MAEDRDYNLTEEQKAVKAKYPPLCKKYEYLDHTADVQLHAWGDTLEEAFEQCAMAMFGYMTDTGTVEPVDTVEVEAEGHDLLSLLFHFLDEWLYKFSADEFFIPREVKVLHIDRMQFKIRSIGWGEEFSLDKHPQGTEVKAITYSAMQICEDEKPEVFVIIDI from the exons ATGGCAGAGGACAGGGATTACAACCTGACCGAGGAGCAGAAGGCTGTGAAAGCCAAGTACCCCCCTCTCTGCAAGAAATATGAAT ATTTGGATCACACAGCAGACGTGCA GCTCCATGCCTGGGGAGACACGTTGGAAGAAGCCTTTGAGCAGTGTGCCATGGCCATGTTTGGCTACATGACAGACACAGGCACTGTGGAACCCGTGGATACAGTGGAGGTAGAGGCAGAAG GGCATGACCTGTTGTCTCTTCTCTTCCACTTCCTGGATGAATGGCTGTATAAATTCAGTGCTGATGAGTTTTTTATACCCAGG GAAGTGAAAGTGCTTCACATTGACCGAATGCAGTTCAAAATCAGATCAATTGG aTGGGGAGAAGAGTTCTCTTTGGACAAACACCCACAG GGCACAGAGGTCAAAGCCATAACTTACTCAGCAATGCAGATCTGTGAAGATGAAAAGCCAGAAGTCTTTGTCATCATTGATATTTAA